In one window of Moritella sp. F3 DNA:
- a CDS encoding DUF3291 domain-containing protein, with amino-acid sequence MHLAQLNIAKAKYALEAPEIKEFVDNLEPVNNTAETSDGFIWRLKDENGDATSIQAFSDPNIIVNMSVWQSPDALKNFMFRTHHRDFLRRKKEWFDIIPEDSYVLWWVPIGHIPTVEEAVSKLEYLRNNGDSPTAFTFKSNFSSEEFLADSA; translated from the coding sequence ATGCACCTAGCACAATTAAACATAGCGAAAGCGAAATACGCATTAGAAGCGCCAGAGATTAAAGAATTCGTTGATAATCTAGAACCGGTGAATAATACCGCAGAAACAAGTGACGGCTTTATTTGGCGTTTAAAGGACGAAAACGGTGACGCGACCAGTATTCAAGCCTTTTCCGATCCGAATATTATTGTAAATATGTCGGTTTGGCAGTCTCCTGATGCGCTTAAAAATTTCATGTTTAGAACGCACCATCGAGACTTTCTACGTCGTAAAAAGGAATGGTTCGATATTATCCCTGAGGACAGCTATGTTCTGTGGTGGGTACCTATTGGCCATATTCCAACGGTAGAGGAAGCGGTTAGTAAGTTAGAATATCTACGAAATAACGGTGATAGTCCTACTGCATTTACGTTTAAAAGTAACTTCAGCAGTGAAGAGTTTCTAGCGGACAGCGCTTAA
- a CDS encoding YgjV family protein, whose protein sequence is MSLFFISQVLVAIAICFDLMSFQFKERQKIVACLFCAGVLISSHFILLEQWTAASLMVIATVRYLVSIFSTSPKLKYLFGSASLIATVLTYSGLISVLSFLASSFQTVAAFNKDDKRLRELMVVGTSLWLVHNYLIGSPTAVIMEALFITSNLVGYYRYYYKKEAVI, encoded by the coding sequence GTGTCATTATTTTTTATATCCCAAGTATTAGTCGCCATCGCTATTTGTTTTGATTTGATGTCTTTTCAGTTTAAAGAGAGGCAGAAGATTGTGGCCTGTTTATTCTGTGCGGGAGTGCTTATTTCGAGTCACTTTATTCTGCTTGAACAATGGACTGCGGCGAGTTTGATGGTTATCGCAACGGTTCGTTATTTAGTAAGTATCTTTTCGACATCACCAAAATTAAAGTATTTGTTTGGTTCAGCATCGTTAATTGCGACAGTATTGACTTATTCTGGGTTGATTAGTGTTTTGAGTTTCTTGGCTTCTAGCTTTCAGACTGTAGCTGCGTTCAATAAAGATGATAAGCGGTTAAGAGAGTTAATGGTTGTGGGGACAAGTTTATGGCTAGTACACAATTACTTAATCGGCTCACCGACGGCGGTCATAATGGAAGCTCTATTTATCACGAGTAACCTAGTTGGGTATTATCGTTATTATTACAAGAAAGAGGCTGTGATATAG
- a CDS encoding GNAT family N-acetyltransferase: MKLIIRDVQKADAQGIMDILNPIIEGGLYTILDSTFSLEEEEQFIQDFPERGVFNVASNAEESTIVGFQNVEPFATYTHAFDHVGIIGTYVDGSYRRQGVASSLFNSTFERARAQGYEKLFAYVREDNKNALATYLKHGFEVIGTAKRHAKINGKYIDEVLIEKML; the protein is encoded by the coding sequence ATGAAATTAATCATTAGAGATGTTCAAAAAGCAGATGCGCAAGGCATCATGGATATATTGAATCCAATCATTGAGGGTGGTCTTTATACCATTCTTGATTCCACATTCTCTTTGGAAGAGGAAGAGCAATTTATTCAAGACTTCCCTGAAAGAGGTGTTTTTAATGTTGCTTCTAATGCAGAGGAATCAACCATCGTTGGATTCCAAAATGTAGAACCGTTTGCTACTTATACCCACGCTTTCGATCATGTCGGGATCATCGGTACATACGTTGATGGCAGCTACAGAAGGCAAGGTGTTGCATCGAGTTTATTTAACTCAACGTTTGAGCGGGCAAGAGCTCAAGGTTATGAAAAGCTATTTGCTTATGTGCGTGAGGATAACAAAAACGCACTCGCAACGTATTTAAAGCATGGATTTGAAGTCATTGGTACCGCCAAACGTCATGCTAAGATCAATGGCAAATACATCGATGAAGTGCTAATTGAAAAAATGCTATAA
- the norR gene encoding nitric oxide reductase transcriptional regulator NorR: MEHLRFIESIDTIMYDLSRELPKYQRYNRLLQAWRDTFACDACVLLKLEGDNLVPKSANGLQIEAMGRHFPITEHPRFEQILAHYDDGSHNEIQKKVHRFDAACELPDPYDGLIQTPDGQLNVHDCMGAVLVIDNKPWGIVTMDALNPKRFDSLDPAMLNSMIGLTEVVIKTASLIFALDQKVQHQEQVTASLINEKFSEEMIGSSSAMNMLNLEIDLVADSDLAALIYGESGSGKELVARKIHMASKRAKEALITVNCAALPETMVESELFGHVAGAFTGATKNRLGKFELADGGTLFLDEIGELPLSIQAKLLRVIQFGELQRLGSDKPHKVDVRLITATNRDLAKEVLEGRFRDDLYHRLTVYPLKVPSLRERGNDILLLAGNFLAKIQRKVGLNNLTLAKDAERALLAYEWPGNVRELEHLLSRASLRAAARNRKDDRVVVLESCDLDINTLDKSSDLQTLGDDSTPSSLLATDTAGTTVVTPSVGENDIVINTLDNDNSLKQITDDFQTQFIKKMLAENNGNSAATARAIGVDRSNLHRLMKRLNVQ; this comes from the coding sequence ATGGAACACCTCCGCTTTATTGAGAGCATCGATACCATTATGTATGACCTCTCTCGAGAGTTGCCTAAATACCAACGCTACAACCGTTTGTTACAGGCATGGCGTGATACGTTTGCATGTGACGCCTGTGTGTTGTTAAAGCTAGAAGGCGATAACTTGGTGCCTAAGTCTGCAAACGGCTTACAAATAGAGGCAATGGGGCGACATTTTCCTATTACTGAACACCCTCGATTTGAGCAGATTTTAGCGCACTATGATGATGGTAGTCATAATGAAATACAAAAGAAAGTACATAGATTTGATGCCGCATGTGAGCTTCCTGATCCTTATGATGGTTTGATTCAAACACCTGATGGTCAGTTGAACGTGCACGATTGTATGGGGGCGGTGCTAGTTATTGATAACAAGCCGTGGGGTATTGTTACTATGGATGCGCTTAATCCAAAACGTTTTGATTCACTCGATCCTGCCATGTTAAATTCAATGATCGGCTTAACCGAGGTGGTGATAAAAACTGCTAGCTTAATTTTTGCATTAGACCAAAAAGTACAACATCAAGAGCAGGTGACTGCCAGCCTTATTAATGAGAAATTCAGTGAAGAAATGATAGGTTCGAGTTCAGCAATGAACATGTTGAATTTAGAAATAGATTTAGTGGCAGACTCTGACTTAGCTGCCTTGATATACGGTGAGTCAGGTTCAGGTAAAGAGCTGGTGGCGCGTAAAATCCATATGGCATCTAAGCGCGCTAAAGAAGCTTTGATCACCGTAAACTGTGCTGCATTACCAGAAACCATGGTTGAAAGTGAGTTGTTTGGGCATGTCGCTGGTGCATTTACTGGTGCGACCAAAAACCGTTTGGGTAAATTCGAACTTGCTGATGGCGGAACCTTATTTCTGGATGAAATCGGCGAGCTACCTCTATCTATTCAGGCTAAGCTATTACGGGTTATTCAGTTTGGTGAGTTGCAGCGCCTAGGCAGCGATAAGCCCCATAAGGTAGATGTACGGCTAATTACTGCAACTAATCGGGACTTAGCTAAAGAGGTGTTAGAAGGGCGCTTTAGAGATGATTTGTATCACAGATTAACTGTCTATCCATTAAAAGTGCCGAGCCTACGTGAACGTGGTAATGACATTTTGCTATTAGCGGGTAACTTCCTTGCCAAGATCCAACGTAAGGTGGGACTAAATAACTTAACGCTAGCAAAAGATGCTGAGCGTGCATTATTGGCGTATGAATGGCCGGGTAATGTGCGAGAGCTTGAGCATTTATTAAGTCGCGCGTCATTAAGAGCGGCTGCTCGCAATCGTAAAGATGATCGTGTCGTGGTATTAGAAAGTTGTGATTTAGATATTAATACCTTAGATAAGAGCTCAGATCTCCAAACTTTAGGTGATGATAGTACGCCATCGTCCCTATTAGCAACAGACACTGCTGGCACAACCGTTGTAACCCCTAGCGTTGGTGAAAATGACATCGTTATTAATACGCTGGATAACGATAATAGCTTAAAGCAAATAACCGATGATTTTCAAACTCAGTTTATTAAAAAAATGCTAGCTGAGAATAATGGTAACTCTGCTGCCACAGCACGTGCGATAGGGGTTGATAGAAGTAATTTACATCGATTAATGAAGCGACTTAATGTCCAGTAA
- the hmpA gene encoding NO-inducible flavohemoprotein, with amino-acid sequence MLTQQTIDIIKATVPAVSVHANDITAHFYPLMFREYPEVKRFFNQSNQAGNAQPKALANALVAYAGNIENLSVLEAAVNRIVNKHVSLNILPEQYAIVGECLLKSIKAVLGDAATDAVIEAWGQAYWQLADLLIAAEEAAYTANAEKEGGWRGERDFKVTSKVAESENITSFYLTPTDGRPVSSFTPGQFIGLVLNIDGEETRRQYSLSDSPNSEYLRISIKREEGGAASNHLHNKVQAGDTLRVLAPAGDFVLKDNKKPVVLVTGGVGITPAISMLNSLKDTDRPIHFIHAAMNTKVHAFRDHVKCLAAENDNIKPYFVYSHATAECQPDATGFINLAMLEEKIGHDRDVEFYFLGPKPFMQAMNGFAPKLKIPAENVHFEFFGPAEDLNIDPAA; translated from the coding sequence ATGTTAACGCAACAAACTATAGATATTATCAAAGCGACTGTCCCAGCTGTTTCTGTTCATGCTAATGATATTACAGCGCATTTTTATCCTTTGATGTTTAGAGAATACCCAGAAGTAAAACGTTTCTTCAACCAAAGTAACCAAGCAGGTAACGCCCAACCTAAAGCTCTGGCAAACGCCCTTGTTGCTTATGCAGGTAACATCGAAAACCTATCTGTATTAGAAGCTGCAGTGAACCGTATTGTTAACAAGCACGTGTCATTGAATATTTTACCAGAACAATACGCAATTGTTGGCGAGTGCTTATTAAAATCAATCAAAGCAGTGTTAGGTGATGCAGCAACAGATGCAGTGATTGAAGCATGGGGACAAGCATATTGGCAGCTAGCGGATCTGCTTATCGCAGCTGAAGAAGCGGCATACACCGCCAATGCAGAGAAAGAAGGCGGCTGGCGTGGCGAACGTGACTTCAAAGTGACTTCAAAAGTAGCTGAGAGCGAAAATATCACGTCATTCTATCTAACACCAACTGATGGCCGACCAGTGTCTTCATTCACACCGGGTCAGTTTATCGGTCTAGTATTAAACATTGATGGTGAAGAGACGCGTCGTCAATACAGTCTTTCAGACTCACCAAATTCAGAATACTTACGTATTAGTATTAAACGTGAAGAAGGTGGCGCGGCATCTAACCACTTACATAATAAAGTGCAAGCTGGTGACACATTACGTGTACTTGCACCTGCAGGTGACTTCGTCTTAAAAGACAATAAAAAACCTGTTGTACTTGTTACTGGTGGTGTTGGTATCACACCAGCAATCAGCATGCTTAATAGCTTGAAAGATACAGACCGCCCGATTCACTTTATTCACGCCGCAATGAACACTAAAGTTCACGCCTTCCGTGATCATGTAAAATGTCTTGCTGCTGAAAACGACAACATCAAACCTTACTTCGTTTACAGCCATGCAACGGCAGAATGTCAGCCTGACGCAACTGGTTTCATCAATCTAGCAATGCTGGAAGAAAAAATTGGTCATGACCGTGACGTAGAGTTTTATTTCTTAGGTCCAAAACCTTTCATGCAAGCAATGAACGGTTTCGCTCCTAAACTAAAAATTCCAGCTGAAAATGTGCATTTTGAATTCTTTGGCCCTGCAGAAGATTTAAATATAGACCCTGCTGCTTAG
- a CDS encoding NAD(P)/FAD-dependent oxidoreductase, whose product MSLTHPAHVVIIGAGPSGSLAAALLNKQGINATIIEKSTFPRFSIGESLLPACMESLKKADMFNAVNAAGFQFKNGAAFHANGQHTEFDFTDKYTSGEGTTFQVQRGQFDKLLADTAEQQGVTIHYQHEVKNIDIDREKPLLTVLDENQTSYEIEADFILDASGFGRVLPRLLGLEEPSTLPPRRAIFTHIEDNITTEGYDRNKILISVHPDDSKVWYWLIPFSNGTCSFGVVGEPEFFANYPDDHLAALKQLATEESNLKVLLSQASYPNPCGTIMGYSANVTKLFERNFALLGNAGEFLDPVFSSGVTIAMKSAELAADLLVKQFNNEAVDWQTEYADTLMTGVNAFRCYVEGWYTGEFQDVVLHNNPNPKIKQMICSILAGYAWDKSNPFVAEPTRRLKAVAAICKV is encoded by the coding sequence GTGTCATTAACACATCCCGCACACGTCGTTATTATCGGCGCTGGCCCTTCAGGTTCACTTGCAGCAGCACTGCTAAACAAGCAAGGCATCAACGCAACGATCATTGAAAAATCAACATTCCCCCGTTTTTCAATAGGCGAAAGCTTATTACCAGCGTGCATGGAATCGCTTAAAAAAGCGGATATGTTTAATGCTGTTAATGCGGCAGGTTTTCAATTTAAAAATGGCGCTGCCTTTCACGCTAATGGCCAACATACAGAGTTTGATTTCACTGATAAATACACTTCAGGTGAAGGCACTACTTTCCAAGTTCAACGTGGTCAATTCGATAAACTGCTTGCTGACACAGCAGAGCAACAAGGCGTCACAATCCATTATCAACACGAAGTTAAAAATATTGATATCGACAGAGAAAAACCGCTATTAACAGTGCTCGATGAAAACCAAACAAGTTATGAGATAGAAGCTGATTTTATTCTTGATGCCAGTGGGTTTGGCCGTGTGTTACCGCGTTTACTCGGGCTAGAAGAGCCTTCGACACTACCGCCAAGGCGCGCTATCTTTACTCATATTGAAGATAATATTACCACTGAGGGCTATGATCGTAACAAGATCTTGATTTCTGTACATCCTGATGACAGCAAAGTATGGTATTGGTTAATTCCATTTAGTAACGGCACCTGCTCGTTTGGTGTGGTTGGAGAACCTGAGTTCTTTGCTAATTACCCTGACGATCATCTTGCAGCGTTAAAGCAACTAGCAACTGAAGAAAGCAATCTTAAAGTATTACTTTCACAAGCTAGTTACCCTAACCCTTGTGGCACGATCATGGGTTATTCAGCCAACGTGACTAAACTCTTTGAGCGAAACTTTGCTTTGTTGGGGAATGCCGGTGAGTTTTTAGATCCAGTATTCTCGTCAGGCGTCACGATTGCAATGAAGTCTGCTGAACTTGCAGCTGATTTGTTAGTGAAACAGTTCAACAATGAAGCTGTTGATTGGCAAACTGAATATGCCGATACATTGATGACAGGCGTTAACGCATTCCGTTGTTATGTTGAAGGTTGGTATACAGGTGAGTTCCAAGACGTTGTCTTGCACAACAATCCTAACCCGAAGATCAAACAAATGATCTGTTCTATTTTAGCTGGTTATGCCTGGGATAAAAGTAATCCATTTGTGGCAGAGCCTACGCGTCGGTTAAAAGCAGTAGCTGCTATTTGTAAGGTGTAG